From the genome of Gemmatimonadota bacterium, one region includes:
- a CDS encoding sigma-54 dependent transcriptional regulator — MADILIVDDERNLRTSLRLALEEHGHSVEGVESGEAGLAALAQHSRDLVFLDVRLPGRNGMDILREIRHHHAETIVIMMSAYDADTAAPNALETGAYYFLNKPFELRKVLELVEQAMVNIDISRKAQTVRQIRVGNRDSDRFILGNSRSMNQVADIIAKVANSPTSTVLIQGESGTGKELVAKAVHFLSFPEERKPFLTINCAGLPETLLESELFGYEKGAFTDARESKRGLLEIADGGTLFLDEIGEMPLGLQARLLRVLETKSFRKVGGTRDIEVDVRIVAATNRDLKREAQDGRFRDDLYFRLNVVLVQVPPLRERAEDVLVLASYFVQQFNRELKRSVRGFTPQARALLEAYAWPGNVRELKNVIERAILLQSTDLILASHLPLDLDEESTASSSSTPAQPPKFSPRPLRVMELEHIALTLEWCEGNKSRAAKLLGISRQTLREKLKKMEAADSAASGG, encoded by the coding sequence GTGGCCGACATCCTGATCGTAGATGACGAACGCAATCTCCGGACTTCCCTGCGCCTGGCTCTGGAGGAGCACGGTCACTCCGTGGAGGGCGTGGAAAGCGGCGAAGCCGGTCTGGCTGCGCTGGCGCAGCACTCTCGGGATCTGGTGTTTCTCGATGTGCGTCTCCCGGGGCGTAACGGCATGGACATCCTCCGCGAAATCAGGCACCACCATGCGGAGACCATCGTCATCATGATGTCCGCCTACGATGCCGACACCGCCGCGCCCAACGCCCTGGAGACGGGTGCGTACTATTTCCTGAACAAACCTTTCGAGCTTCGCAAAGTGCTCGAACTGGTCGAACAGGCCATGGTCAACATCGACATTTCCCGAAAAGCCCAGACCGTGCGGCAGATTCGTGTCGGGAATCGGGATTCGGATCGTTTCATTCTGGGGAACTCACGCTCGATGAATCAGGTCGCGGACATCATCGCGAAAGTGGCGAACAGCCCCACATCTACGGTTCTCATTCAAGGGGAGAGTGGCACAGGGAAGGAACTCGTTGCCAAGGCGGTGCACTTCCTGTCGTTCCCCGAGGAGCGCAAGCCGTTCCTCACCATCAACTGCGCGGGACTCCCGGAGACTCTTCTGGAGAGTGAACTCTTCGGATATGAAAAGGGAGCGTTCACCGATGCACGGGAGAGCAAGCGGGGACTTCTGGAAATCGCCGACGGCGGAACGCTGTTTCTCGATGAGATTGGGGAGATGCCGCTGGGTTTGCAGGCGCGTCTGCTTCGCGTGCTGGAGACCAAGAGTTTCCGAAAGGTCGGCGGAACAAGGGACATCGAGGTGGATGTTCGCATCGTGGCCGCCACCAATCGAGATCTCAAGCGCGAAGCTCAGGACGGTCGCTTTCGTGACGATCTCTACTTCCGGTTGAATGTGGTCCTCGTCCAGGTCCCTCCACTTCGCGAAAGGGCGGAGGATGTGCTCGTGCTGGCCAGCTACTTCGTCCAGCAGTTCAATCGAGAACTGAAACGCTCGGTGCGCGGCTTCACACCGCAAGCCCGCGCGCTTCTGGAGGCCTATGCGTGGCCGGGCAATGTGCGGGAACTGAAGAATGTGATCGAACGCGCCATACTCCTGCAATCGACAGATCTGATTCTCGCGAGTCACCTTCCGCTGGATCTGGACGAGGAGAGCACCGCGTCGAGTTCGTCCACACCGGCCCAACCCCCGAAGTTCTCACCCCGACCGTTGCGCGTCATGGAGTTGGAACACATTGCCCTCACGCTGGAATGGTGCGAGGGAAACAAGTCCCGCGCAGCCAAGCTCCTGGGCATCTCTCGACAAACCCTTCGGGAGAAGCTGAAGAAGATGGAAGCCGCCGACTCCGCCGCTTCCGGCGGCTGA